Proteins encoded together in one Pseudomonas sp. TCU-HL1 window:
- the epsC gene encoding serine O-acetyltransferase EpsC has product MNRLPYVATGCRPVNWQLDQIVNELRDARAQWRSQHGRLQDRGGRELPSRITVGHIIEALSGALFPMRLGPADLREESEDFYVGHTLDVALNALAGEVRRELSYAARHNGASGDDIACQAIEIVKGFAATLPKLRVLLDTDVLAAFQGDPAARSVDEVLICYPGVHAVIHHRLAHYFYKAGLPLLARMIAEIAHSATGIDIHPGAQIGRSFFIDHGTGVVIGETAIIGERVRIYQAVTLGAKRFPADEEGNLQKGQPRHPIVEDDVVIYAGATILGRITIGKGSTIGGNVWLTRSVPPESNITQANLQNESGV; this is encoded by the coding sequence ATGAACAGACTTCCCTATGTCGCTACCGGCTGCCGGCCGGTCAATTGGCAGCTCGACCAGATCGTCAACGAGCTGCGCGACGCCCGCGCCCAATGGCGTAGCCAGCATGGCCGCCTGCAGGACCGCGGCGGCCGCGAACTGCCGTCGCGCATCACCGTCGGGCACATCATCGAGGCCCTGTCCGGCGCGCTCTTCCCCATGCGCCTCGGCCCGGCCGACCTGCGTGAAGAAAGCGAGGATTTCTATGTCGGCCACACCCTGGACGTAGCGCTCAACGCGCTGGCCGGCGAAGTGCGCCGCGAGCTGTCCTACGCCGCGCGCCACAATGGCGCCAGCGGCGATGACATCGCCTGCCAGGCCATCGAGATCGTCAAGGGCTTCGCCGCCACCCTGCCGAAGCTGCGGGTGCTGCTGGACACCGACGTGCTGGCGGCCTTCCAGGGCGACCCGGCGGCGCGCAGCGTGGATGAAGTGCTGATCTGCTATCCGGGCGTACATGCGGTGATTCACCATCGCCTGGCCCACTACTTCTACAAGGCTGGCCTGCCGCTGCTGGCACGGATGATCGCCGAGATCGCCCACTCCGCCACCGGCATCGACATCCACCCGGGCGCGCAGATCGGCAGGAGCTTCTTCATCGACCACGGCACCGGTGTCGTCATCGGCGAAACGGCGATCATCGGCGAGCGGGTGCGCATCTACCAGGCCGTCACCCTGGGCGCCAAGCGCTTCCCGGCGGACGAAGAAGGCAACCTGCAGAAGGGCCAGCCGCGCCACCCGATCGTCGAAGACGACGTGGTGATCTACGCCGGCGCCACCATCCTCGGCCGCATCACCATCGGCAAGGGCTCCACCATCGGCGGCAACGTCTGGCTGACCCGTAGCGTGCCACCGGAGAGCAACATCACCCAGGCGAACCTGCAGAACGAAAGCGGGGTTTAA
- a CDS encoding zinc-dependent alcohol dehydrogenase family protein, with the protein MSRMIRFHQFGGPEVLTLDELSTPVPGPGEVLVRTQALGVGWRDVLWRQNLAAEQAAQLPSGLGSEMAGIVEAVGEGIDDLAPGTPVASFPASTPSHHPAWGDLVLMPRNGLVAYPEVLTPEEASIHYTPLLMAYFALVDLGGLKPGQHVLVTEAGHCLAPQTVQLAKALGAKVIASTSYPESRAFIKALGADKIIVTEEQDLVLEVERFTQGKGVEVVLDQCAGQQMKLLGDVAAQRGKLVVYGCNGGNDTAFPACAAFKKHLQFYRHCVLDFTGSPELGIEANEASVKRALDHINQMTRDHLLKPPVDRVFAFEDFVEANRHMETCPAGGRVVMKVAD; encoded by the coding sequence ATGTCCCGCATGATCCGTTTTCACCAGTTCGGGGGCCCTGAGGTCCTCACGCTGGACGAGTTGTCGACTCCCGTTCCGGGCCCGGGCGAAGTCCTGGTGCGCACCCAGGCGCTGGGTGTTGGCTGGAGGGACGTGCTCTGGCGGCAGAACCTGGCTGCCGAGCAAGCGGCCCAGTTACCTTCCGGCCTCGGCTCCGAGATGGCCGGCATCGTGGAAGCCGTGGGCGAAGGCATTGACGACCTGGCTCCCGGTACGCCGGTTGCCAGCTTCCCGGCCAGCACGCCGAGCCATCATCCGGCCTGGGGTGACCTGGTACTGATGCCGCGCAATGGCCTGGTGGCTTACCCCGAGGTCCTGACGCCGGAGGAAGCCAGCATTCACTACACGCCGTTGCTGATGGCCTATTTCGCCCTGGTTGACCTGGGCGGCCTGAAGCCGGGCCAGCATGTACTGGTTACCGAGGCCGGGCATTGCCTGGCGCCGCAGACGGTGCAGCTGGCCAAGGCACTGGGTGCCAAGGTCATCGCATCGACCAGCTACCCGGAAAGCCGTGCCTTTATCAAGGCGCTGGGTGCCGACAAGATCATCGTCACCGAAGAGCAGGACCTGGTCCTGGAAGTCGAGCGTTTCACCCAGGGCAAGGGCGTCGAAGTGGTCCTGGACCAGTGCGCTGGCCAGCAGATGAAACTCCTGGGCGACGTGGCCGCGCAGCGCGGCAAGCTGGTCGTGTATGGCTGCAACGGCGGCAACGATACGGCGTTCCCGGCCTGCGCCGCGTTCAAGAAGCATCTGCAGTTCTATCGCCATTGTGTTCTCGACTTCACCGGTTCTCCGGAGCTGGGCATCGAGGCCAATGAGGCTTCGGTCAAGCGGGCGCTGGACCATATCAACCAGATGACCCGTGATCATCTGTTGAAGCCTCCGGTCGATCGCGTCTTCGCGTTCGAGGACTTCGTCGAGGCCAACCGTCACATGGAAACCTGCCCGGCGGGTGGCCGGGTGGTGATGAAGGTTGCCGACTGA
- a CDS encoding DUF2789 domain-containing protein produces MDTSHHSLSALFDQLGLPSDKAGIERFAAGNRLAVGQALPDAPFWNKAQSAFLRDALLDDSDWCEEADELAVLLSK; encoded by the coding sequence ATGGACACCAGCCACCACAGCCTCAGCGCTCTCTTCGATCAACTCGGCCTGCCATCCGACAAGGCCGGGATAGAACGTTTCGCCGCCGGCAATCGTCTGGCGGTGGGCCAGGCCCTGCCCGATGCACCGTTCTGGAACAAAGCCCAGTCCGCCTTCCTGCGCGACGCCCTGCTGGATGACTCCGACTGGTGTGAGGAAGCCGACGAACTGGCCGTGCTGCTGAGCAAATAG
- a CDS encoding M14 family metallopeptidase, protein MKISSDFDSGNIEVIDASNPQQVLLAMRPDLKSHHFQWFHFKVEGLTPGQRHGFSLTNAGQSAYSHAWTGYNAAASYDQVHWFRVPSSFDDKGLHFALEPTHEQIWFAYFEPYSRARHDWLLSEALDKTGAEVVAIGKSIEGRDIPLLRISRNPQAQRKVWIIAQQHPGEHMAEWYMEGVIERLSRRDDAEMDALLAKAHLYLVPNMNPDGAFRGHLRTNAAGKDLNRAWQSANDSETPEVFFVQQQMRKVGVDLFLDIHGDEEIPHVFTAGCEGNPGYTPRLEALESEFRQRLVDMGAEFQTTFGYPRDEPGKANTTLACNAVGMTFDCLSFTIEMPFKDHDDNPHPRTAWNGERSKRLGKDVLSVIAAMVDKLR, encoded by the coding sequence ATGAAGATCAGCTCGGACTTCGACAGCGGCAATATCGAAGTGATTGACGCCAGCAACCCGCAACAGGTGCTGCTGGCCATGCGCCCGGACCTGAAGAGCCACCACTTCCAGTGGTTCCACTTCAAGGTCGAGGGCCTGACGCCCGGCCAGCGCCACGGCTTCAGCCTGACCAACGCCGGCCAGTCCGCCTACAGCCACGCCTGGACCGGCTACAACGCGGCGGCGTCCTATGACCAGGTGCACTGGTTCCGCGTGCCCAGCAGCTTCGACGACAAGGGACTGCATTTCGCCCTTGAGCCCACCCACGAGCAGATCTGGTTCGCCTATTTCGAGCCTTACAGCCGCGCCCGGCACGACTGGCTGTTGAGCGAGGCCCTGGATAAGACTGGTGCCGAAGTCGTGGCCATCGGCAAGAGCATCGAGGGTCGTGATATCCCGCTGTTGCGCATCAGCCGCAATCCGCAGGCCCAGCGCAAGGTCTGGATCATTGCCCAGCAGCACCCGGGCGAGCACATGGCCGAGTGGTACATGGAGGGTGTGATCGAGCGCCTGTCCAGGCGCGACGACGCCGAGATGGATGCCTTGCTGGCCAAGGCCCACCTGTACCTGGTGCCGAACATGAACCCGGACGGCGCGTTTCGCGGTCACCTGCGCACCAACGCTGCCGGCAAGGACCTCAACCGCGCCTGGCAGTCGGCCAACGACAGCGAGACGCCCGAGGTGTTCTTCGTCCAGCAGCAGATGCGCAAGGTGGGCGTGGACCTGTTCCTCGACATCCACGGCGACGAGGAAATCCCCCACGTGTTCACTGCCGGCTGCGAGGGCAACCCCGGCTATACGCCGCGCCTGGAGGCCCTGGAAAGCGAGTTCCGCCAGCGCCTCGTGGACATGGGGGCAGAGTTCCAGACCACGTTCGGCTATCCCCGTGATGAGCCGGGCAAAGCCAATACCACCCTGGCCTGCAACGCGGTGGGCATGACCTTCGACTGCCTGTCGTTCACCATTGAAATGCCCTTCAAGGACCACGACGACAACCCCCATCCGCGTACTGCCTGGAACGGCGAACGTTCCAAGCGGCTCGGCAAGGATGTGCTGTCGGTGATTGCGGCGATGGTGGACAAGCTGCGTTGA
- a CDS encoding AraC family transcriptional regulator, whose product MNAHAFLAAQESDTAARQKQELVQLIERFTRLDGLLATAIPGLSLYRVTQPSEPLHCLYEPALGLVVQGRKKVLLGEETYYYGPSQYLVVSVDLPVIGQVIEASPEVPFLSLRLDLDPREISALLMDLPAPAPAPQPCPRCLSVSGLGVALRDAVLRLLRLLDTPDDIPVLAPLVRREILYRLLRGEQCAQLRQIASSGTQGHRIGRAVNWLRQNFHQPLQIERLANEVNMSTSALHHHFKAMTAMSPLQFQKHLRLQEARRLMLVEALDAASAGGRVGYESPSQFSREYSRLFGAPPLRDIARLRQSA is encoded by the coding sequence ATGAATGCACATGCGTTCCTTGCCGCGCAGGAATCGGATACGGCTGCGCGCCAGAAACAGGAGCTGGTGCAGCTCATTGAACGATTCACCCGTCTGGACGGTCTCCTGGCAACCGCCATCCCAGGCCTCAGCCTGTACCGCGTCACCCAGCCCAGCGAACCCTTGCATTGCCTCTACGAGCCGGCCCTCGGCCTGGTGGTGCAAGGGCGCAAGAAAGTGCTGCTGGGTGAGGAAACCTACTACTACGGGCCGTCGCAATACCTGGTGGTTTCGGTAGACCTGCCGGTGATTGGCCAGGTCATCGAAGCCAGCCCCGAGGTGCCGTTCCTCAGCCTGCGCCTGGACCTTGATCCCAGGGAAATCAGCGCCCTGCTGATGGACCTGCCGGCTCCCGCTCCGGCCCCCCAGCCATGCCCTCGCTGCCTTTCGGTCAGTGGCCTGGGTGTAGCCTTGCGGGACGCCGTGCTGCGTCTGCTTCGCCTGCTGGATACACCTGACGACATCCCCGTGCTGGCCCCGCTGGTGCGCCGGGAGATTCTCTATCGCCTGTTGCGCGGCGAGCAGTGCGCCCAGTTGCGCCAGATTGCCAGCAGTGGCACCCAGGGCCATCGCATCGGGCGGGCGGTGAACTGGCTGCGGCAGAACTTCCACCAGCCGCTGCAGATCGAGCGACTGGCCAACGAGGTGAACATGAGCACCTCGGCCCTGCATCACCACTTCAAGGCGATGACGGCCATGAGCCCGCTGCAGTTCCAGAAGCACTTGCGCCTGCAGGAGGCCCGCCGTCTGATGCTGGTGGAGGCGCTGGACGCCGCCAGCGCTGGTGGCCGGGTGGGCTACGAGAGCCCGTCGCAGTTCAGCCGCGAGTACAGCAGGCTGTTCGGCGCGCCGCCGCTGCGCGATATCGCCCGGTTGCGCCAGTCGGCGTGA
- the mexE gene encoding multidrug efflux RND transporter periplasmic adaptor subunit MexE codes for MEALHKNLWRYPLTLAAAVVLVACGKAPEADLNHAAPKVSVAEVIEQPLNEWDEFTGRLEAPESVEIRPRVSGYIDRVAFNEGSLVKKGALLFQIDPRPFEAEVKRLEAQLQQARANQNRAANEARRGERLRQSNAISAELADARASAAAEAQAAVAATQAELDNAKLNLSFTRVTAPIDGRVSRAEITEGNLVNAGQSLLTSVVSTDKVYAYFDADERAFLKYVELARKTGTDTRAASPVYMGLSSETGNPHLGQLDFLDNQVNPRTGTIRGRAVFDNQDGRFTPGLYARIKLVGSETYPAALIKDEAIGTDLGKKFVLVLGEDNKVNYRAIELGPKLEGLRIVRNGLVKGETIVVNGLQRAMPGAPVEPEAVPMADDDTLNQLARLRQSVESRNAPRVAEQNAKTSVGPRG; via the coding sequence ATGGAAGCACTTCACAAGAATCTCTGGCGTTACCCCCTTACCCTCGCGGCGGCGGTGGTACTGGTCGCCTGCGGCAAGGCACCGGAAGCCGACCTCAACCACGCGGCCCCAAAGGTCAGCGTCGCCGAGGTGATCGAACAGCCCCTCAATGAATGGGACGAGTTCACCGGCCGCCTGGAAGCGCCGGAATCCGTCGAAATCCGTCCGCGTGTCTCCGGCTACATCGACCGCGTGGCTTTCAATGAAGGCAGCCTGGTGAAGAAAGGCGCCTTGCTGTTCCAGATCGACCCGCGTCCCTTCGAGGCCGAGGTCAAGCGTCTGGAAGCCCAGCTGCAGCAGGCCCGTGCCAACCAGAACCGCGCCGCCAACGAAGCCCGCCGTGGCGAGCGCCTGCGCCAGAGCAACGCCATCTCCGCCGAGCTGGCCGACGCCCGTGCCAGTGCCGCCGCCGAAGCCCAGGCCGCCGTTGCCGCCACCCAGGCCGAGCTGGACAACGCCAAGCTCAATCTCAGCTTCACCCGCGTGACCGCGCCTATCGACGGCCGCGTCAGCCGCGCCGAAATCACCGAAGGCAACCTGGTCAACGCTGGCCAGTCGCTGCTGACCTCGGTGGTCTCCACCGACAAGGTCTACGCCTACTTCGACGCTGACGAGCGTGCCTTCCTCAAGTACGTGGAACTGGCCCGCAAGACCGGCACCGACACCCGCGCCGCCAGCCCGGTCTACATGGGCCTGTCCAGCGAAACCGGCAACCCGCACCTGGGCCAGCTGGACTTCCTCGACAACCAGGTCAACCCGCGCACCGGCACCATCCGTGGCCGCGCCGTGTTCGACAACCAGGACGGCCGCTTCACCCCCGGCCTTTATGCCCGCATCAAGCTGGTGGGCAGCGAGACCTACCCCGCCGCGTTGATCAAGGACGAAGCCATCGGCACCGACCTGGGCAAGAAGTTCGTCCTGGTGCTCGGTGAGGACAACAAGGTGAATTACCGCGCCATCGAACTGGGGCCGAAGCTGGAAGGCCTGCGCATCGTCCGCAATGGCCTGGTCAAGGGCGAAACGATCGTGGTCAACGGCCTGCAGCGCGCCATGCCCGGTGCCCCGGTGGAACCAGAAGCGGTGCCCATGGCCGACGACGACACCCTCAACCAGCTGGCACGCCTGCGCCAGTCCGTGGAAAGCCGCAACGCCCCGCGCGTGGCCGAGCAGAACGCCAAAACTTCCGTCGGCCCGCGCGGCTGA
- a CDS encoding YceH family protein, which produces MSTEIHAQFADAPLNAIEGRLLGSLIEKQATTPEAYPLTLNALVLACNQKTSREPVMNVTPGQAGQALRNLEARSLVKLVMGSRADRWEQRTDKALELVQPQLILIGLLLLRGPQTLGELLTRSNRMSDFDDTEHVRHQLDRLIARGLVLLIPRQGGQREDRYMHLMGEQADLDALLEARASQPERGESRAAADARIEELEARVADLEARLARLEDRGE; this is translated from the coding sequence ATGTCCACCGAGATTCATGCCCAGTTCGCAGACGCGCCCCTCAACGCCATCGAAGGACGCCTGCTCGGCAGCCTGATCGAAAAGCAGGCGACCACACCCGAGGCCTACCCGTTGACCCTCAATGCCTTGGTCCTGGCCTGCAACCAGAAGACCAGCCGCGAGCCGGTGATGAATGTCACGCCGGGCCAGGCCGGCCAGGCGCTGCGCAACCTGGAGGCGCGCAGCCTGGTGAAGCTGGTAATGGGCAGTCGCGCCGACCGCTGGGAGCAGCGCACGGACAAGGCCCTGGAACTGGTACAGCCGCAGCTGATCCTGATTGGCCTGCTGCTTCTGCGTGGGCCGCAGACCCTGGGAGAATTGCTGACCCGCAGCAACCGCATGAGTGATTTCGACGACACCGAGCATGTTCGGCACCAGCTGGATCGCCTCATCGCCCGTGGTCTCGTACTGCTGATTCCGCGCCAGGGCGGCCAGCGCGAAGACCGCTACATGCATCTGATGGGCGAGCAGGCCGATCTCGATGCCCTGCTGGAAGCCCGCGCCAGTCAGCCGGAACGCGGCGAATCACGCGCCGCCGCCGATGCGCGCATCGAAGAACTGGAGGCCCGCGTTGCCGACCTGGAAGCACGGTTGGCCCGCCTGGAAGACCGCGGCGAATGA
- a CDS encoding LysR substrate-binding domain-containing protein codes for MNRNDLRRVDLNLLIVFETLMHERSVTRAAEKLFLGQPAISAALARLRTLFDDPLFVRTGRSMEPSARAMEIFALLSPALDSISTAVSRAADFNPATSNAVFRIGLSDDVEFALLPALLRRLRAEAPGVVLVVRRTNYLLMPNLLASGEISVGVSYTDELPANAKRKTLRRARPKLLRADSVPGALSLDDYCERPHALVSFAGDLGGFVDEELAKVGKTRKVVLAVPQFNGLGTLLAGTDLVAMVPDYTAAALTAAGGLRAEDPPMPTQAFELSMAWRGAQDNDPAERWLRSRIQMYCGDPDSLE; via the coding sequence ATGAACCGGAACGACCTGCGAAGAGTTGACCTCAACCTTCTGATCGTGTTCGAGACGCTCATGCACGAGCGCAGCGTGACGCGCGCGGCGGAAAAGCTGTTCCTCGGCCAACCGGCGATCAGCGCGGCGCTGGCCCGCCTGCGCACCCTGTTCGATGACCCACTGTTCGTCCGGACCGGGCGCAGCATGGAACCCTCGGCCCGGGCCATGGAAATCTTCGCGCTACTCTCCCCGGCCCTGGATTCCATCTCCACCGCCGTCAGCCGCGCCGCCGACTTCAATCCGGCCACCAGCAATGCCGTGTTCCGCATTGGCCTGTCGGATGACGTGGAATTCGCCCTGCTCCCCGCCCTGCTTCGCCGCCTGCGCGCCGAAGCACCCGGCGTGGTGCTGGTGGTGCGGCGCACCAACTATCTATTGATGCCCAACCTGCTGGCCTCCGGCGAGATATCCGTGGGTGTCAGCTACACCGACGAGCTTCCGGCCAACGCCAAACGCAAGACCCTGCGCCGCGCCCGACCCAAGCTGCTGCGCGCCGACTCGGTGCCTGGTGCGCTGAGCCTGGACGATTACTGCGAACGCCCCCACGCCCTGGTGTCCTTCGCCGGAGACCTGGGTGGCTTCGTCGATGAGGAACTGGCCAAGGTGGGGAAAACGCGCAAGGTCGTGCTGGCCGTGCCGCAATTCAATGGACTCGGCACTCTGCTCGCGGGCACCGACCTGGTGGCCATGGTGCCGGACTACACCGCTGCCGCCCTGACCGCCGCCGGCGGCCTGCGCGCCGAAGACCCGCCCATGCCGACCCAGGCCTTCGAGCTGTCCATGGCCTGGCGCGGCGCCCAGGACAACGACCCCGCCGAGCGCTGGCTGCGTTCGCGCATCCAGATGTACTGCGGCGATCCGGATAGCCTGGAATAG
- the ptrC gene encoding type III secretion system co-regulatory protein PtrC: protein MSADPRISKNLYRVTHVTLDDLRLHFETEVVVGLDDGSLAVRKAPTPVAERKALRELICASQSI, encoded by the coding sequence ATGTCCGCCGACCCACGTATCAGCAAAAACCTGTACCGGGTCACCCACGTGACCCTCGACGACCTTCGCCTGCATTTCGAAACCGAAGTGGTCGTGGGCCTGGACGACGGCAGCCTGGCCGTGCGCAAGGCCCCTACTCCAGTGGCCGAGCGCAAGGCCCTGCGTGAACTGATCTGCGCCAGTCAGTCCATCTGA
- a CDS encoding (2Fe-2S)-binding protein, which translates to MITLNLNGNDVELDVPADMPLLWALRDVANLTGTKYGCGMALCGACTVHIDGQATRSCITPVSAVAGKKITTIEAVAEDPVGKAVQAAWRKLDVVQCGYCQSGQIMSATALLRGNPKPSDADIDAAMSGNICRCATYVRIRAAIHEVAGTLA; encoded by the coding sequence ATGATTACGCTCAACCTGAACGGAAATGACGTTGAACTCGATGTGCCCGCGGATATGCCCTTGCTGTGGGCCCTGCGCGACGTCGCCAACCTCACCGGCACCAAGTACGGCTGCGGCATGGCCCTGTGCGGCGCCTGCACCGTGCATATCGACGGCCAGGCGACGCGCTCCTGCATAACCCCGGTTTCGGCCGTGGCAGGCAAGAAGATCACCACGATCGAAGCGGTGGCCGAAGACCCGGTGGGCAAGGCCGTGCAAGCCGCCTGGCGCAAGCTCGATGTGGTGCAATGCGGCTACTGCCAGTCGGGGCAGATCATGTCGGCCACCGCGCTGCTGCGCGGCAACCCCAAGCCGAGTGATGCCGACATCGATGCGGCCATGAGCGGCAATATCTGCCGTTGCGCCACCTACGTGCGGATTCGCGCCGCCATCCACGAAGTCGCCGGCACCCTGGCCTGA
- a CDS encoding xanthine dehydrogenase family protein molybdopterin-binding subunit: MGTFETDTRVASGICNVSRRTFLKGSGGLALGIAFAPLLRGGDALAATAEPFMPNAFVRIAGDGSVTVLAKHVEMGQGSYTGLATLLAEELDADWSQVRVEGAPANAALYNNLAFGSMQGTGGSSAIANSFEQMRKAGASARAMLVAAAAEQWKVPAAEIAVSKGVLSHAASGNKAGFGELADAAARQLVPSEVKLKSPRDFTLIGQERLSRKDSADKTDGSATFTQDFKLPGMLVAVAAYPPRFGGVPKSVDASKAKAVAGVVDVVEFTDTPHGRAGVAVLARNTWAARQGRDALVVEWDESKAFKLGSEEIFAGYREAAGKEGRIASKQGDVAAALAQPAKLIEADFEFPYLAHAAMEPMNCLVKISAGQCEVWNGEQFQTVDQLAIAKYLGIPVEKVSLTQLYAGGSFGRRANPLSDYLLEAVAIAKAARAKGHEVPVKLVWTREDDTHAGFFRPAYLHRARLALDGEGKLQGWHQRVVGQSILKGTAFEGALVKEGVDHTSVEGASNLSYAVPNLQVELHTPEDIGVPVQWWRSVGHTHTAYAVETLIDQAATAAGKDPYEYRHGLLGKKLRHLGVLELVAQKAGWDQPLKPGAEGEKRGRGIAVHESFGSFVAQVAEVTVKADGSYRVDRVVCAVDCGLAINPDVIRAQMEGGIGYGLAAALHGAITLKDGAVEQSNFHDFQVLRINEMPVVEVHIVPSAQAPTGVGEPGVPPIAPAVANALYAAVGQRFYKLPLPRQVQQA, encoded by the coding sequence ATGGGCACTTTCGAAACCGATACCCGCGTCGCCAGCGGTATCTGCAATGTCAGCCGGCGCACCTTTCTCAAGGGCAGTGGCGGCCTCGCGCTGGGCATCGCCTTCGCGCCATTGCTGAGGGGCGGAGACGCCCTGGCTGCCACTGCCGAGCCATTCATGCCCAACGCCTTCGTGCGTATAGCCGGCGACGGCAGTGTGACCGTGCTGGCCAAGCACGTGGAGATGGGGCAGGGCAGCTACACCGGACTGGCCACCTTGCTCGCCGAGGAGCTGGATGCTGACTGGAGCCAGGTCCGGGTCGAGGGTGCGCCAGCCAATGCAGCGCTCTACAACAACCTGGCCTTCGGTTCCATGCAGGGCACCGGCGGCAGTTCAGCCATCGCCAACTCCTTCGAGCAGATGCGCAAGGCGGGTGCCAGCGCTCGCGCCATGCTGGTGGCAGCGGCTGCCGAGCAATGGAAGGTGCCGGCTGCGGAGATCGCCGTGAGCAAGGGAGTGCTCAGCCATGCCGCATCCGGGAACAAGGCCGGTTTCGGTGAACTGGCCGACGCTGCGGCACGCCAGCTGGTGCCGAGCGAGGTGAAGCTCAAGTCACCCAGGGATTTCACCCTGATCGGCCAGGAGCGCCTGTCCCGCAAGGACAGCGCCGACAAGACCGATGGCAGCGCCACCTTCACCCAGGACTTCAAATTGCCCGGCATGCTGGTGGCGGTTGCTGCCTACCCGCCGCGCTTCGGTGGCGTGCCGAAGAGCGTCGACGCCAGCAAGGCCAAGGCCGTGGCTGGCGTGGTGGACGTTGTGGAATTCACCGACACGCCCCACGGCCGCGCTGGCGTGGCGGTACTCGCCAGGAACACCTGGGCTGCGCGCCAGGGGCGTGACGCGCTGGTGGTGGAATGGGACGAGAGCAAGGCGTTCAAACTGGGTAGCGAAGAGATTTTCGCCGGTTATCGCGAGGCCGCCGGCAAGGAAGGGCGGATCGCCAGCAAGCAGGGCGATGTCGCCGCGGCCCTGGCACAGCCAGCCAAGCTGATCGAGGCCGATTTCGAGTTTCCCTACCTCGCCCATGCCGCCATGGAGCCGATGAACTGCCTGGTGAAGATTTCCGCCGGCCAGTGCGAGGTGTGGAACGGCGAGCAGTTCCAGACGGTGGATCAGTTGGCCATCGCCAAGTACCTGGGCATTCCGGTGGAGAAGGTCAGCCTGACTCAGCTCTACGCCGGTGGCAGCTTCGGGCGCCGGGCCAATCCGCTGTCGGACTACCTGCTGGAGGCGGTGGCCATTGCCAAGGCCGCGCGGGCCAAGGGGCACGAGGTGCCGGTGAAACTGGTCTGGACCCGCGAGGATGACACCCATGCCGGCTTCTTCCGTCCGGCCTACCTGCACCGTGCGCGTCTGGCGCTGGATGGCGAGGGCAAGTTGCAGGGTTGGCATCAGCGTGTGGTGGGGCAGTCCATCCTCAAAGGCACGGCTTTCGAGGGGGCGTTGGTGAAGGAGGGCGTCGACCACACCTCGGTGGAGGGCGCGTCCAATCTGTCGTACGCGGTGCCCAACCTGCAGGTGGAACTGCATACGCCGGAGGATATCGGTGTGCCGGTTCAATGGTGGCGCTCGGTGGGGCACACCCATACCGCCTACGCCGTGGAAACCTTGATCGACCAGGCCGCCACTGCCGCTGGCAAAGACCCTTACGAGTACCGTCACGGACTGCTCGGCAAGAAGCTGCGTCACCTCGGTGTGCTGGAGCTGGTGGCGCAGAAGGCTGGCTGGGACCAGCCGCTGAAACCGGGTGCGGAAGGCGAGAAACGGGGGCGTGGTATCGCCGTGCACGAATCCTTCGGCTCCTTCGTCGCCCAGGTGGCGGAGGTGACCGTGAAGGCAGACGGCAGCTACAGGGTGGACCGGGTGGTCTGCGCAGTGGATTGCGGGCTGGCGATCAACCCGGACGTAATCCGTGCGCAGATGGAAGGCGGCATCGGCTATGGCCTGGCAGCCGCGCTGCATGGGGCCATCACCTTGAAGGATGGCGCGGTGGAGCAGTCCAACTTCCACGACTTCCAGGTGTTGCGGATCAATGAGATGCCGGTGGTGGAGGTGCACATCGTGCCTTCGGCACAAGCGCCTACCGGTGTCGGCGAGCCGGGTGTGCCACCCATTGCACCTGCCGTGGCCAATGCGCTGTATGCCGCGGTGGGGCAGCGTTTCTACAAGCTGCCACTGCCGCGGCAGGTGCAGCAGGCCTGA